In the genome of Gemmatimonadota bacterium, the window TGATGACGGGCACCGTGGAGGCCTTTTCCATCTCCAGCAGGTCCCGGTTGTCCTTCAGCCGCGCCATGATGATCGCCGCGTTGCGTCCCAGGTACCGCGTCTCGAAGCGGACCTTGCTCAGGGTGAAGTTCGTCGTCATCCAGTCCAGGTTGATGGCGTGACCGCCCATTTCGGTCATGCCTGCCTCAAAGGACACCCGCGTGCGCGTGGAAGTCTTCTGGAAGATCATGACCAGCGTATTGCCCTGCATGCGGCCCTGGTATTCCCAGCGGTAGTGCTTGACGCGCCGGGCCAGGTCGAGGATCTCCACGATCTCGCCGTCGTCCCAGTACTTCCAGTCGATCAGGTGCTTGATGTCTGCGGACATACTCGCTTCCTTTTATTCAGGCGCTGCAAAGGCGTCGGCCGGAAATTCTGCTTATTCAGGCGTCGCAAACGCGTCCGCCGGTAATTCCACGTTGATCTCGACCGTCTGCGTCACGGTCTTGTCGCCCGGGTTTCCGTTTTCCGTACTCGTTCTCATGAAAGGCACCATGATCCCGCTTACCTCGCGGTAATCGCTCATCATCCTTTCCGCTTCCACGGGCCCCTGCTGCGATACGGTCTGGCCGGACCACTTCACCGGGAACATGGTCTCCGCGTCGAGGTAGAGCCGGTAGGGATTCATACCCGGAGGCGTGATAAGCAGCGCTTCCACGGCCGTGCCTTCGACCTCCTCCTGCCCGATGTGCTGGACCGCGAGCCCCTCTGCGTCCAGCCGCTGGTACAGGAGAAGCGGGTTCCGCCACTGATCCTCGAGAATCGAATCCCGCTGTTGCGTCGGCAGAGGTTGCGTATTCCCCATGGGGTCGACAATCCAGCCCTGATCCCCGCTGAGTATGAAATCGATATTTCCCATGGGCGTCTGCATGACCGTCTTCCACTGGTCCGGCAGGGCAACCAGGGATTCTATGGTGATGTTCATTTCGCCCATCGGCCTGACCACGGTAACCTCCGCGGTCTCGCGGAAGGTCTTTACCGCGGCGATCGCATCGAGCCCGCCCAGGGCCTCGGCCGAGCGTACCAGCAGTTCCCTGCCCATGGCCACGTCGTCCTCGGTGGCTACCGGGGCTTCCACGGCGGGAAGCGCGATGGTCACGTCGATCTCGTTGACCTCGCCGAACGCCGACATCGCCTCGTCGAAATCCTGGTCGTTCCCGACCACGATGAGGCGCATATTGTCCGGCTGCAGGTATTCACGGGCTACGCGCTTGACGTCTTCCACGGTTACCTTTTCGATCCCGGTCTTGGTCTTCTCGAGAAAATCCTGGGGGTAGCCATAGTACTCGTAGGTCATCTGCCGGTCGATGATCTCCCGGCGGGAATCGAAATTGAAGACGAAAGAATTCAGGAAACTTTCCTTGGCCAGGTTCAGTTCCTCTTCCGTGATTTCATCGGTCGTCATCCGACCCACCTCGTGCCGGAGAGATCGGATCGCCTGCGCCGTGGTTTCCGAACTGGTCATGCAGGCCACGTAGAAAATCCCGGGGAAATTGTAGTTGGCGCTGTAGATGCCGAAGACGGCGTAGGCCAGGCCCTGCTCCGAACGAACGATGCGAAAGAGCCGGCCGGAAAACCCGCCGCTGAGGATATCGTTCATGACCCGCAGGGCGAAGTAGTCGGGGTTATCCCTGACGCCGCCGATGTGGCCGAGGACGACCGTGCTCTGGTTGATATCGTCCTTCCGGACCAGGTTCACCGAACTGTCGTAAGTATAGTCGACATCGGGCAGATCGGGCCGCACGAACCCGGCCTTCTCCCATCCCCCGAATACATCGGAGATCTTCTTTACCATCTCGTCCGTGTCGAAATCCCCCCACACGCCGAACATGGTGTTGTCCGGATGCATCCAGTCCCGGTGAAAGGCCACGAGGTCGTCCCGGGTAATGGCGTCGATCGTGGCGTATTCGGCGTGGCGCGCGTACACGCTCTCCGCCCCGTAGATCAGCTTGCGGTATTCCCGGAAGGCCATGTCGGTCGGGTCGTCGTTCCGACGGGCGATCGTGGACCGCGCGGTGACTTTTTCCAGTTCAATCTTGTCGTCGGGGAAGGCGGGATGCATGAGAATGTCCGCGAGAATGGGCAGCACGGTATCCACGTTGTCCTTGAGGGCGGACATGTAAGCGGAACCGGAAACCAGGCCGATCTGCGTCTCTACGGTGGCGCCCAGTCCCTCCAGGGTCTCGTCGATCTCGTCGCCCGACATGCTCGTGGACCCACCCGTGCGCATGACCGCGCCGGTGATCCCGGCCAGGCCGATCCTGTCCGCCGGTTCGTTGACGGAGCCCACGCCGAAGCGGGCGCTCAGGTTGATCATCGGCAGCCGGCGGTCTTCCACCAGATACAGGATGATCCCGTTATCCAGGACCACCCTGGTGGGCGTCGGGGTGACGATATCGTTGAGCGGCGGGTATTCCAGTTCTCTGTAGTCCTTCTGTGCCGCGGCCGGCATGGCCGAAAAGACCAGCCCTGCCAGCATCAGGCCAAGTGTGGCGGTTTTAAGACGGGTACTGCGCATGGGTTTCGACTCCTGTGTTCTGGGCAACGGATGTTCGCGTCGGTCCGTCATCATACGGTCCGTGTTCATTCGGTCTGTGTTCGCGTCGGTCCGTGATCATTCGGTTCCGTCATCATCCATGGTAACGATCGAAGCCACCGTCCGGTTCTTGGAAACCAGGTACTCGTTGGCTACGCGCTTGATATCTTCGGCGGTCACCTCATTGATCGCGTCGATACTGTGGAAGAGGTTGCGCCAGTCTCCGGTAAGTACATGGAAATAAGCCAGTTGAGTCGCGAGTCCCATGTTGGATTCGAGTCCTCGTATCAGGTTGACCCGGGCCCGCACTTTCGCCCTGGACAGTTCCTCTTCGGAGACTTCCTCGTTACGGATCCGTTCGATTTCCTCCTCAATGGCCTGCTCCGTATCCGCCGCGGTGTAGTCCTTACTCGGAAAGGCGAAAAACACGATCATGTTGGGGTACTTGCTGCCCGGGAAGTCCGTGAAGGAGGAAGCGTTCACCGCGATTTTCTGATCCTTGACGAGTTTTGTATACAACCGGCTGGTGCGGCCGCTTCCCAGGATATCGGACAGTACGTTGAACACCACGTCGTCTTCGTGGTTGATGTCGACCTTATGGTAACCCATCAGGATTACCGGCTGGGACCGGTCTTCCATGGTCACGCGACGCTCCGCTATTTGCGGGGGTTCGGTCGTCTCAACCGGTTCGACCGGAGGTCCGGCCGGAAGGCGGTCGAAATACTCGTGGGCCAGTTCCTTGACGTGCGCGGGGTCCGCGTCGCCCGAGATGATGATCGTCAGGTTGCCGGCGCCATAGTATCGCCTGAAGAAATCCATCGCCTCCGCACGGGTCATGGAATCAATGTCCGCCATGTGACCCACGGTCGGTTCGCCGTAGGGATGGGCCTTGTAGGCGGCGCTCAGCATTTCCTCCACCAGGCGTCCTACCGGACTGCTTTCGCCCATCCGGCGTTCTTCCTTGACCACGTCCCGTTCGATGAAGAACTCCCGGAGCACCGGTTCGAGGAAGCGGTTGGACTCCAGCGCGAAGAACAGTTCGAGCTTGTTCGAGGGAAGACTGTAGAAATACCGCGTGGCGTCCCGGCCGGTCGTGGCGTTCAACCCCGTGCCGCCGGCGCGATCAATGGCCTCGTCCATGGCATTGGACCGGCCGAGTTCCCGGGCGGCCGTCTTGGCGTCATCGAAGGCCTGCTCCAGGCTGGCCAGGCGCTCGGCGTCGGCCAGGTGGCCCTTGTGCCGCTCGCTGCGGAGATCGTCGAAAATCTCGTCCACCTTTTTCATGGCCGCGTACTCGGCTTCCAGGTCCATGGCGCCGATGGTCGTGGTACCCTTGAATGCCATGTGCTCGAAGAGGTGGGCCATGCCCGTGATGCCCTTGACCTCGTCCACGGAGCCGACGTCCGCGTAGGTAAGGACGCTCAGGACCGGGGCGTCATGGTTCTCCACCACGATGAAGGTGAGTCCGTTATCGAGCGTGAATTCCGTAACGTTCTGCTCGAAGGCGGCCAGGTCCTGGGCTATCGCCGGGCCGGACGGGCCGGACAAGACCAGGACCATGACGGCCAATGGGATAAGTTGCGTTAATCGGGTCTTCATGTAATCAACCTCCAGGGGGAATTTGTTGTATTGCGCAAAACCAATACGTTAAGGATAGATCCCATTTGATCAAGCACTGGTTGAAATCGTCTTTGCCTTTTCGAGTTCGCCCAGGTACGCGCCCACGGCGAGCTTCAGCCCCATCTCCAGCGCGTCGGCCACCAGCGCGTGGCCGATCGAGACCTCGAGCACGTTCGGTACGGTGCCGCAGAACACCGCCAGGTTGTCCAGGTTGAGATCGTGACCGGCATTGACGCCCAGGCCGAGCTCATGGGCGCGTTCCGCCGCACTGGCGAAGGCCGAAAGTACGGGTTGCATCTCTTCGGGACCCGCCGCAAAGGCCACCGCATAGGGTTCGGTGTACAACTCGATCCGGTCGGCCCCGATATCGGGCACCCGGTCGATCTGGTCGAGGTCCGCGTCCATGAACAGGCTGACCCGGCAGCCCAGGTCCTTCAGTTCCGCGATGACCGGTTTGAGTTTCTCGGCATTGACCTTCACGTCCCATCCGTGGTCCGAGGTGAAGGCGTCCGGGTCGTCGGGAACCAGCGTGGCCTGCGTGGGCCGGGTCTTGCGGACGATCTCCATGAACTGGTGGAAGGGATTGCCCTCGATGCTGTATTCGATATCGGGGTAGTCCTGCAGCATTTCGGCCAGGTCGTCCACGTCGCCGGGCGTGATATGCCGCTGGTCGGGCCGCGGGTGTACCGTGATGCCGTAGGCGCCGGCCTCGATCGCGATCCGGGACATGCCCGTCACGCTGGGTATGCCGTGCAGGCGCGTGTTCCGCAGCAGGGCCACCTTGTTTACGTTGACACTTAGTTTAGCCATGGATCCTCCGATTTCAGGCCACAGGTCGAATAGACTTTGTATTCCCCTAAACTACAGTTTTCCTTCAATCGTTCCGCGGGTTGCGGGGTCGGCCAGACCGCGCCGTCGGCCTTGTTGTGCCGTCGGTCGGGCACGCGTCATCGACCTTGCCGTACCGTCGGTCGGTCCGCGCCAGGGCCTCCGGCCGCGCGGCCGCATTACCCGGGCATCCAGGGAGGCAGGGCTCCGTGGGCGGGCAGCCGGATAAACCGTGCGCTGTTGATGGCCGGGTGACCCATGATCTCGTCGATGGACTCCTGGGGCGGGACGTCGTCCAGGTTCAGCACGCCCACGGCCTTGCCGCCGGGCTCGTTCCCCAGCCTGCCCACGGCCATCTGGGCGATGTTCACCTTGTACCTTCCGAAGGTGTCGCCGATGGCGCCGACGATGCCGGGCACGTCGCTGTGGTGGAAGACCAGGAGGTTGCCGTCCAGGTAGGCCTCCATGCGGTGTTCGCCCAGGCGGATCAACCTCGGCATGTTGTTCCCGAAAACCGTTCCGTCGGCCCGGTACGTCTCGTCGGCGCAGTCGATCTCCACGCTGATGGCCGAGGAGAAGAACCCGGCCGCGCTGCGGGTCTGTTCCGTCAGGTGGATGCCCCGTTCCCGGAGCAGCATCTCGCCGTTGACGATATTGACTTCCTCG includes:
- a CDS encoding pyridoxine 5'-phosphate synthase, which codes for MAKLSVNVNKVALLRNTRLHGIPSVTGMSRIAIEAGAYGITVHPRPDQRHITPGDVDDLAEMLQDYPDIEYSIEGNPFHQFMEIVRKTRPTQATLVPDDPDAFTSDHGWDVKVNAEKLKPVIAELKDLGCRVSLFMDADLDQIDRVPDIGADRIELYTEPYAVAFAAGPEEMQPVLSAFASAAERAHELGLGVNAGHDLNLDNLAVFCGTVPNVLEVSIGHALVADALEMGLKLAVGAYLGELEKAKTISTSA
- a CDS encoding pitrilysin family protein — its product is MRSTRLKTATLGLMLAGLVFSAMPAAAQKDYRELEYPPLNDIVTPTPTRVVLDNGIILYLVEDRRLPMINLSARFGVGSVNEPADRIGLAGITGAVMRTGGSTSMSGDEIDETLEGLGATVETQIGLVSGSAYMSALKDNVDTVLPILADILMHPAFPDDKIELEKVTARSTIARRNDDPTDMAFREYRKLIYGAESVYARHAEYATIDAITRDDLVAFHRDWMHPDNTMFGVWGDFDTDEMVKKISDVFGGWEKAGFVRPDLPDVDYTYDSSVNLVRKDDINQSTVVLGHIGGVRDNPDYFALRVMNDILSGGFSGRLFRIVRSEQGLAYAVFGIYSANYNFPGIFYVACMTSSETTAQAIRSLRHEVGRMTTDEITEEELNLAKESFLNSFVFNFDSRREIIDRQMTYEYYGYPQDFLEKTKTGIEKVTVEDVKRVAREYLQPDNMRLIVVGNDQDFDEAMSAFGEVNEIDVTIALPAVEAPVATEDDVAMGRELLVRSAEALGGLDAIAAVKTFRETAEVTVVRPMGEMNITIESLVALPDQWKTVMQTPMGNIDFILSGDQGWIVDPMGNTQPLPTQQRDSILEDQWRNPLLLYQRLDAEGLAVQHIGQEEVEGTAVEALLITPPGMNPYRLYLDAETMFPVKWSGQTVSQQGPVEAERMMSDYREVSGIMVPFMRTSTENGNPGDKTVTQTVEINVELPADAFATPE
- a CDS encoding pitrilysin family protein; the protein is MKTRLTQLIPLAVMVLVLSGPSGPAIAQDLAAFEQNVTEFTLDNGLTFIVVENHDAPVLSVLTYADVGSVDEVKGITGMAHLFEHMAFKGTTTIGAMDLEAEYAAMKKVDEIFDDLRSERHKGHLADAERLASLEQAFDDAKTAARELGRSNAMDEAIDRAGGTGLNATTGRDATRYFYSLPSNKLELFFALESNRFLEPVLREFFIERDVVKEERRMGESSPVGRLVEEMLSAAYKAHPYGEPTVGHMADIDSMTRAEAMDFFRRYYGAGNLTIIISGDADPAHVKELAHEYFDRLPAGPPVEPVETTEPPQIAERRVTMEDRSQPVILMGYHKVDINHEDDVVFNVLSDILGSGRTSRLYTKLVKDQKIAVNASSFTDFPGSKYPNMIVFFAFPSKDYTAADTEQAIEEEIERIRNEEVSEEELSRAKVRARVNLIRGLESNMGLATQLAYFHVLTGDWRNLFHSIDAINEVTAEDIKRVANEYLVSKNRTVASIVTMDDDGTE